One stretch of Lacimicrobium alkaliphilum DNA includes these proteins:
- a CDS encoding cell division protein ZapC domain-containing protein — protein sequence MLQPDTNWYWFYDSQHGCLSLSMGEMQFTTPYAYKVLNRSPVKAADFDLQDLEHYSLVARELELTCTTFSAALKTQLALNICAALRFHKPLMPKSWFFNRHNNPGHYHHLAYLTTATSEARVWVVEEKPSSCLCMLLSPELELRQGKTMKQFELIRVTPDCLLPCLEQYPQLKRA from the coding sequence ATGCTGCAACCTGATACAAACTGGTATTGGTTTTATGATTCACAACATGGCTGCTTGTCGCTGTCTATGGGCGAAATGCAGTTTACAACACCTTATGCATACAAGGTGCTCAATCGCTCTCCCGTCAAGGCGGCAGATTTCGACCTGCAGGACCTTGAGCATTATTCTCTAGTTGCCCGTGAGCTTGAATTGACATGCACGACCTTTTCGGCTGCGCTAAAGACTCAGTTGGCGCTGAATATTTGTGCAGCCCTGAGATTCCATAAGCCGCTGATGCCAAAAAGCTGGTTCTTTAATCGTCACAACAATCCGGGCCATTATCATCACCTTGCATACCTGACCACCGCAACCTCAGAAGCCAGAGTCTGGGTTGTCGAAGAAAAGCCCAGCAGTTGCCTGTGCATGCTATTGAGCCCTGAACTTGAGCTTCGTCAGGGTAAAACAATGAAACAGTTTGAGCTTATCCGGGTTACACCGGATTGTTTGCTACCTTGCCTGGAACAATACCCACAGTTAAAACGAGCCTGA
- the pyrD gene encoding quinone-dependent dihydroorotate dehydrogenase has translation MYTFLRELLFSLDAERSHDVSMGFLKHSQHNLLNRLYAQKLPPKPVQVLGMNFPNPLGLAAGLDKNGECIDAFAAMGFGFIEIGTVTPRPQPGNDKPRLFRLPQSQAIINRMGFNNKGVDYLVEQVRQAEYQGILGINIGKNKSTAEERALDDYILCLDKVYNHASYVTINISSPNTPGLRNLQYGEALDSLLRGLKLQQDKLAQRHGKYVPILVKIAPDLSDEELQDIARSLMQSGMDGVIATNTTLSREKVKGQQYAQESGGLSGSPLTDQSQMIVSKLSKALQGNMPIIGVGGIDSPETAKARMNAGSDLIQIYSSLIYQGPELIARILKSL, from the coding sequence ATGTATACGTTTCTCAGAGAGTTATTGTTCAGTCTTGATGCCGAGAGATCCCACGATGTCAGTATGGGCTTTTTAAAACACAGCCAGCATAATTTGTTAAACAGATTGTATGCACAAAAGTTGCCGCCAAAACCGGTTCAGGTACTGGGTATGAACTTCCCCAATCCGCTGGGACTGGCCGCCGGATTGGATAAAAATGGCGAATGTATTGACGCTTTTGCTGCCATGGGGTTTGGCTTTATCGAAATCGGCACTGTTACGCCCAGACCTCAGCCTGGTAATGATAAACCCAGATTATTCCGCTTACCCCAGTCTCAGGCCATCATCAATCGTATGGGCTTTAACAACAAAGGGGTTGACTATCTGGTAGAGCAGGTCAGGCAGGCGGAATATCAGGGCATTCTGGGCATTAACATCGGTAAGAACAAAAGCACAGCCGAAGAGCGCGCACTGGATGATTATATTCTGTGTCTGGACAAGGTCTACAACCATGCCAGCTATGTCACCATCAATATTTCATCACCGAATACACCCGGCCTGCGAAATCTGCAATACGGCGAAGCCCTGGACTCATTGTTGCGTGGTCTGAAACTACAGCAGGATAAATTGGCCCAGCGCCATGGTAAGTATGTTCCGATACTGGTAAAGATTGCCCCGGATCTCAGCGATGAAGAATTACAGGATATTGCCCGCTCACTGATGCAAAGTGGCATGGATGGTGTGATTGCCACCAATACCACCCTCAGCCGCGAAAAGGTTAAGGGGCAGCAATATGCACAGGAGAGTGGGGGACTCAGTGGATCGCCACTGACAGACCAGAGTCAGATGATCGTCAGCAAACTCAGTAAGGCGCTGCAGGGTAATATGCCAATTATTGGTGTCGGCGGTATCGATTCACCCGAGACAGCAAAAGCCCGCATGAACGCAGGATCGGATCTGATCCAGATCTACTCCTCTTTGATCTATCAGGGGCCTGAACTGATCGCCAGGATCCTTAAATCCTTATAA
- a CDS encoding DUF3466 family protein has translation MTKTRLYPFSTLALTCLSLGVSAASYEVVELDATDKGVSSFAAAINEQGQTGILVQTPFNPPIDISLLNLEENDALRDQLNDPDAVENGQISEEDLVIIYRFLVGSVPANLLYQKLGSIQSYLANGTGSTEETGFDIVDADMEELSRSVDTFVTDINSQGDVAGYGSAPYTKFPWVNEDDEALTYVAREFSSRGFVRINGQLVELSPEETSLGGFSQARAITDNYLVAGTVSTEANDILLDTLEDCNDEETRGDFPAEVCYNDAVRSLESNYNRALNRFFQTRANVWQLDAEGNINGQTRYGISYQPDEEDTGVYVSRAVDVNEQGIAVGETSHLNPFRDNVVRNYAAIFKEGEVMAFADQEDYSLSSLNRNNTLSTATAINNQNQVVGYAIKTINGFDRTKFFVYDLDSEELVFPDDFFPGSASIARDINDQGQVVGEGEVDSVIGSSTRRRHAFLYDIDEQRFENLNDLIGCDAPYTLVQAHSINNNGEIAALATVTGVRKDITGEPQLDDDGNQIAEETVMTVKLVPVPGGSPDDCEETDDKQERQGAGIGWLLLALMTMVGLRRRYQS, from the coding sequence ATGACAAAAACAAGACTATACCCTTTTTCCACATTAGCCCTGACATGTCTCAGCCTTGGAGTCTCTGCGGCCAGTTATGAGGTTGTTGAACTGGACGCCACGGATAAAGGTGTTTCCAGCTTTGCCGCTGCAATTAATGAACAGGGGCAGACCGGTATACTGGTACAAACGCCATTTAACCCGCCCATTGATATCAGCCTGTTAAACCTTGAAGAGAACGATGCCCTGCGGGATCAGTTGAATGACCCTGATGCAGTAGAGAACGGTCAGATCAGTGAAGAAGATTTGGTGATTATTTACCGTTTTCTGGTTGGCAGCGTGCCTGCTAATCTGCTGTACCAAAAACTGGGCTCAATACAGAGTTACCTCGCCAATGGAACCGGCAGCACAGAAGAAACTGGTTTCGATATCGTCGATGCCGATATGGAGGAACTCAGTCGCAGCGTTGATACTTTTGTGACCGATATCAACAGCCAGGGTGATGTAGCCGGATATGGCAGTGCGCCATACACTAAGTTTCCATGGGTTAATGAGGACGATGAAGCCCTGACCTATGTAGCACGGGAATTCAGCAGTCGCGGTTTTGTCAGAATTAACGGTCAGCTGGTTGAGCTTTCTCCGGAAGAGACATCACTGGGTGGTTTCAGCCAGGCCAGGGCCATTACTGACAATTATCTCGTAGCCGGCACTGTGTCCACAGAAGCGAATGATATTTTGCTGGATACGCTGGAGGATTGTAATGATGAAGAGACCCGGGGCGATTTTCCGGCCGAAGTCTGTTACAACGATGCCGTGAGAAGTCTTGAATCGAATTACAATCGTGCTCTGAACAGGTTTTTTCAGACCCGTGCCAATGTCTGGCAACTGGACGCTGAGGGCAATATCAATGGGCAAACCCGCTACGGTATCAGCTATCAGCCAGATGAAGAAGACACCGGGGTTTATGTCAGCCGAGCTGTAGATGTCAACGAGCAGGGTATAGCCGTTGGTGAAACCAGCCACCTGAATCCTTTCCGGGATAATGTTGTACGTAATTATGCGGCAATATTCAAAGAGGGCGAAGTCATGGCGTTTGCGGATCAGGAAGATTACTCCCTGAGCTCTTTAAACCGCAATAACACCCTAAGTACTGCCACTGCAATCAACAATCAGAATCAGGTTGTAGGTTATGCGATTAAAACGATAAATGGTTTTGACCGGACCAAGTTTTTTGTCTATGACCTTGATTCAGAAGAGCTGGTGTTTCCGGATGATTTCTTCCCTGGCTCAGCCAGTATCGCAAGGGACATTAATGATCAGGGACAGGTTGTGGGCGAGGGGGAAGTTGACTCGGTGATAGGCAGTTCTACCCGCAGACGTCACGCATTTTTGTATGATATTGATGAGCAGCGTTTTGAAAATCTCAATGATTTAATCGGCTGTGACGCGCCTTATACTCTGGTTCAGGCCCATAGCATTAATAACAACGGTGAAATTGCAGCATTGGCTACCGTTACCGGTGTCAGAAAAGACATTACCGGGGAACCGCAATTGGACGACGACGGCAATCAGATCGCTGAAGAAACAGTAATGACGGTAAAACTTGTACCTGTTCCGGGAGGCAGCCCTGATGACTGTGAAGAGACGGACGACAAACAAGAACGCCAGGGCGCCGGCATAGGCTGGTTACTGCTGGCGTTAATGACCATGGTGGGACTGAGACGCCGTTACCAGTCATAA
- a CDS encoding ABC transporter ATP-binding protein, whose translation MSLLQLKNAQLAFGHQALLDHVEMVIQPQERVCLVGRNGCGKSTLLKIIEGSMHLDDGQRIVAAETIIARLEQDPPQSVQMSIFDYVAEGLAESGELLKAWFHITAQVASDPSERNLNRMQQLQSELDHLNAWQFEQRITQVLTQLELDGEQALSSLSGGWRRKAALARALVTAPDILLLDEPTNHLDVQSIQWLEKVLMDFNGTVVFVSHDRAFIRNIATRILDLDRGQLTSYPGNYQQYLDKKAEDLAIEQSHNALFDKKLSEEERWIRQGIKARRTRNEGRVRALKALRKEHAQRRQVQGTAKVSLADSQSSGKLVFEAKALSYAIEGKPIVRDLDFSLLRGDKLALVGPNGCGKSTLIRLLLGKLQPDSGSVRQGTNLDLAYFDQHRVALDQNVSVVDAVADGKKELTINGRTRHVISYLQDYLFAPDRAQAPVHSLSGGERNRLLLAKLLAKPSNLLILDEPTNDLDVETLELLEETLSQYPGTLILVSHDREFVDNVVTSSLYFEGQGKIQEFVGGYAEINQWYSQQNRPAAETNSKAQSPTARPSASKGQKLSYKFQLELEKLPLKIEQLEQQVAELEQRVNSPDFFKQEPEQTASLLEKLANTQSELEQAYDRWEELDSMS comes from the coding sequence TTGAGTTTACTGCAGTTAAAAAACGCGCAACTGGCCTTTGGCCACCAGGCATTGCTGGATCATGTTGAAATGGTCATCCAGCCACAGGAACGGGTGTGTCTGGTGGGGCGTAATGGTTGTGGAAAATCTACCTTATTAAAAATTATTGAAGGCAGTATGCACCTGGATGATGGCCAGCGCATTGTTGCAGCAGAGACCATCATTGCGCGTCTTGAACAGGATCCGCCGCAGTCAGTGCAGATGAGTATATTTGATTATGTGGCTGAGGGGCTGGCGGAGTCCGGCGAATTACTCAAAGCCTGGTTTCATATCACCGCACAGGTGGCCAGCGATCCTAGTGAACGAAATCTTAACCGCATGCAACAGTTGCAGTCTGAGCTGGATCATCTCAACGCCTGGCAGTTTGAGCAGCGTATTACTCAGGTGCTGACTCAACTGGAGCTCGACGGCGAACAAGCCCTGTCATCCCTCTCAGGTGGCTGGCGGCGCAAGGCGGCCCTGGCCCGGGCGCTTGTGACAGCACCGGATATCCTGCTACTGGATGAGCCTACTAACCATCTGGATGTGCAGAGTATTCAGTGGCTGGAAAAAGTGCTGATGGATTTCAACGGCACCGTGGTGTTTGTCAGCCATGACCGTGCCTTTATTCGTAATATTGCTACCCGCATATTGGATCTGGACCGGGGACAGCTCACCAGTTATCCGGGTAACTATCAGCAGTATCTGGATAAGAAAGCTGAAGATCTGGCGATTGAGCAAAGCCACAATGCCCTGTTTGATAAAAAGCTCTCAGAAGAAGAACGCTGGATCCGGCAGGGAATTAAGGCCCGTCGGACCCGTAATGAGGGCCGGGTCAGGGCGCTCAAAGCCCTGCGTAAAGAGCACGCTCAGCGCCGACAGGTTCAGGGTACAGCCAAAGTCAGCCTGGCTGACAGTCAATCATCGGGCAAACTGGTTTTTGAAGCCAAAGCGCTCAGTTATGCTATTGAGGGCAAGCCGATTGTCCGTGATCTGGATTTCAGCCTGTTGCGGGGTGACAAACTGGCACTGGTGGGTCCCAATGGTTGTGGTAAAAGTACCCTGATCCGCTTATTGCTTGGTAAACTGCAGCCGGACTCCGGTAGCGTACGTCAGGGCACTAACCTTGATCTGGCCTATTTTGATCAACATCGGGTGGCACTGGATCAGAATGTCAGCGTTGTGGATGCGGTGGCCGATGGCAAGAAAGAGCTGACCATCAATGGCCGTACCCGTCACGTGATCAGTTATCTGCAGGATTATCTGTTTGCCCCGGACCGTGCACAGGCGCCGGTGCATTCGTTGTCCGGGGGCGAGCGTAACCGGTTGTTGTTGGCAAAGCTACTGGCTAAACCCAGTAATCTGCTGATTCTTGATGAGCCAACCAATGACCTGGATGTAGAAACTCTGGAGTTACTGGAAGAAACCCTCAGTCAGTACCCCGGTACATTGATTCTGGTCAGCCACGATCGGGAGTTTGTGGATAATGTGGTCACGTCCAGTCTCTATTTTGAAGGGCAGGGCAAGATCCAGGAATTTGTTGGCGGCTATGCCGAGATTAATCAGTGGTACAGCCAACAAAATAGACCAGCAGCGGAAACTAATAGCAAAGCGCAAAGTCCAACGGCCAGACCTTCTGCCAGCAAAGGGCAGAAATTATCCTATAAGTTTCAGCTTGAGCTTGAGAAGTTACCGCTGAAGATAGAACAGCTTGAACAACAGGTTGCTGAACTGGAGCAGCGTGTGAACAGCCCGGATTTCTTTAAACAGGAACCGGAACAAACCGCCAGCCTGCTTGAGAAGCTTGCCAATACTCAGAGTGAGTTGGAACAAGCCTATGACAGGTGGGAAGAATTAGATAGCATGTCCTAG
- the rmf gene encoding ribosome modulation factor, producing the protein MKRQKRDKLSRAHAKGYQAGISGRSKEICPYQTMDSRSQWLGGWRAAQEDRSIGLVNR; encoded by the coding sequence ATGAAAAGACAGAAAAGAGATAAACTTTCCCGTGCTCATGCTAAAGGCTATCAGGCAGGCATATCAGGTCGTTCCAAAGAAATTTGCCCTTATCAGACAATGGATAGCCGCTCTCAATGGTTAGGAGGGTGGCGAGCCGCTCAGGAAGACCGAAGTATAGGGTTAGTTAATCGCTAG
- the rlmKL gene encoding bifunctional 23S rRNA (guanine(2069)-N(7))-methyltransferase RlmK/23S rRNA (guanine(2445)-N(2))-methyltransferase RlmL, giving the protein MYAFLITTSKGLDELLMQEIAELCPDLSLKSKPGQVLFEGELEQAYRICLWSRLANRVLLTLAEGEINDAEQLYKLASSINWSLQMDVTQSFVVDFIGTNRAINNSQFGAVKVKDAIVDQFQELYERRPNVSKEHPDLRIQCRLWRQNLGIYLDLSGHSLHQRHYRLKAGSAPVKEHIAAAMLYRSGWIKNQSQVIADPMCGAGTVVIEAALIACNIAPGLSRRDWGFSRWKKHQDAIWQDLVSQAEVQQRACSTPIFANDIDAAMVALAKQNAGAAGVAQDIVFSNQDALQWRCDETEPGYLVSNPPYGERLGELTQLLGLFANWGLHIKQHFKGWKLSLLTSNRDLLRQMKLLANKTYQLYNGKLECQLVNYNLDEKNCEIREQAPAGSDFANRLRKNLSRLKGWLKQLDSNCYRIYDADLPEYNLAIDIYADWVVVQEYAAPKDIPESKTRKRLMDALMQLPSVLNIDSDKIVLKVRQQQKGKEQYQKIATEKEYLQVWENGARFWVNLKDYLDTGLFLDHRTTREMVKQRSKGKDVLNLFAYTGAVSVQAALGGAKSVTTVDMSKTYLEWAKRNFELNKLSNVYQYRFLQEDCLQWLREHNGKYDLIFIDPPSFSNSKRMQDTWDVQRDHLALLGDAQACLRPGGEIVFSNNLRSFRLDEDGLRAMGLQAENISARTLPEDFKRNPKIHHCWVIRHAN; this is encoded by the coding sequence ATGTACGCTTTTTTGATAACAACTTCCAAGGGTCTGGATGAACTGCTGATGCAGGAAATTGCAGAACTCTGTCCGGATTTGAGTCTGAAATCCAAGCCTGGTCAGGTGTTGTTTGAAGGAGAGCTCGAGCAGGCTTATCGTATCTGTCTGTGGTCGAGGCTGGCCAACCGGGTATTGCTGACGCTGGCTGAAGGCGAGATCAATGACGCAGAGCAGCTCTACAAGTTAGCCAGCAGTATCAACTGGTCATTGCAAATGGATGTGACACAAAGCTTTGTGGTCGATTTTATCGGTACCAACAGGGCGATAAACAACAGTCAGTTTGGTGCGGTAAAAGTTAAAGATGCCATAGTGGATCAGTTTCAGGAACTCTATGAGCGCCGTCCCAATGTCAGCAAAGAGCATCCGGATTTGCGCATTCAGTGTCGCTTGTGGCGACAGAACCTGGGTATCTATCTGGATCTGAGTGGTCACAGTCTGCATCAGCGTCATTATCGCCTGAAGGCCGGCAGTGCTCCGGTAAAAGAACATATTGCGGCGGCCATGTTATACCGTAGTGGCTGGATTAAGAACCAGAGCCAGGTGATTGCTGACCCCATGTGCGGCGCAGGAACGGTGGTCATAGAAGCGGCCCTGATAGCCTGTAATATTGCTCCGGGATTATCCCGGAGGGACTGGGGTTTCAGTCGCTGGAAAAAGCACCAGGATGCAATCTGGCAGGATCTTGTCAGCCAGGCCGAAGTGCAGCAACGTGCCTGCAGTACCCCCATTTTTGCCAATGATATCGATGCCGCTATGGTTGCGCTGGCAAAACAGAATGCCGGTGCCGCCGGTGTTGCCCAGGACATTGTATTTTCAAATCAGGATGCGCTGCAGTGGCGTTGTGATGAGACCGAACCTGGCTATCTGGTGTCTAATCCTCCTTATGGTGAGCGCCTGGGTGAGCTGACCCAATTGCTCGGTTTGTTCGCCAACTGGGGGCTGCATATCAAGCAGCATTTTAAAGGCTGGAAACTGTCACTGCTGACCTCTAACCGTGACCTGCTGCGTCAGATGAAGCTCCTTGCCAATAAGACTTATCAGCTTTATAACGGCAAGCTCGAATGCCAGCTGGTTAATTACAACCTGGATGAGAAAAACTGCGAAATACGTGAGCAGGCGCCTGCCGGTAGTGACTTTGCTAACAGGTTACGAAAGAACCTGAGTCGTCTCAAAGGCTGGCTTAAGCAGCTCGACAGTAACTGTTACCGCATTTATGACGCTGATTTACCAGAGTATAATCTGGCCATTGATATCTACGCTGACTGGGTGGTAGTGCAGGAGTATGCGGCACCCAAAGATATTCCCGAAAGCAAAACCCGTAAGCGTCTGATGGATGCGCTGATGCAGCTGCCATCGGTATTGAATATCGACAGTGACAAGATTGTGCTGAAGGTGCGTCAACAGCAAAAGGGAAAAGAGCAATACCAGAAAATCGCCACAGAAAAAGAGTATCTGCAAGTGTGGGAGAATGGCGCGCGTTTTTGGGTCAATCTTAAAGATTATCTGGATACCGGGCTGTTTCTGGATCACCGCACTACCCGCGAAATGGTCAAACAGCGCAGCAAAGGCAAGGATGTGCTGAATTTGTTTGCCTACACCGGTGCGGTGTCGGTGCAGGCGGCGCTGGGCGGGGCCAAATCCGTCACCACAGTGGATATGTCAAAGACCTATCTGGAGTGGGCTAAGCGTAACTTTGAGCTGAATAAACTGAGTAACGTGTATCAGTATCGCTTTTTGCAGGAGGATTGCCTGCAATGGTTGCGCGAGCACAATGGTAAATACGATTTGATTTTTATCGATCCGCCGTCATTTTCCAATTCTAAACGCATGCAGGATACCTGGGACGTACAGCGGGACCATCTGGCTTTACTTGGCGATGCACAGGCCTGCCTCAGGCCCGGTGGGGAAATCGTGTTTTCCAATAATCTGCGCTCCTTCAGGCTTGATGAAGACGGGCTCCGGGCCATGGGGTTGCAGGCTGAGAATATCAGTGCACGGACCTTGCCGGAGGATTTTAAACGAAATCCCAAGATTCACCATTGTTGGGTTATTCGTCATGCAAACTAG
- a CDS encoding glutaredoxin family protein, with product MQTSVLLYSTEGCHLCEQAEELVLAMAPEMHIKKIDIAYDDALYEQYRYRIPVLKNAADAELNWPFDTATLKEFLS from the coding sequence ATGCAAACTAGCGTGCTTTTATACAGTACCGAGGGCTGTCACTTGTGTGAGCAGGCCGAGGAGCTGGTGCTGGCCATGGCACCAGAGATGCACATTAAAAAGATAGATATTGCCTATGATGATGCCTTGTATGAGCAATATCGTTACCGTATTCCGGTATTGAAAAACGCCGCTGATGCTGAGCTTAACTGGCCTTTTGATACCGCTACACTAAAAGAGTTTCTATCTTGA
- a CDS encoding Na/Pi cotransporter family protein, with amino-acid sequence MQILGALGLFLIGMWMMTEGLKVAGGKALEQLLGQWICNRRRGFVAGVLVTGMVQSSSAVTVATIGFINAGLMTFSQSVWVIFGSNVGTTFTAWLVTIIGFKLDFTAITLPLIGIGALMKVFSPRVRGQSLGMALAGFGLLFMGIASLQQSFSGIQIAPDRMMQFVNSPVLIGLTLGIVLTIVTQSSSAALAIILTASATGIAQLEMSAAAVIGANIGTTSTAIISGFGASSSAKRLVLAHILFNLLTGAVALLVLPVLLWSAGDYLTTQANALPMTLAIFHSGFNILGVLLMLPVEPHLSRWLLKRFRGDKHRHNELDANIASMPELALGALFKQIGHIHYQTRSLKITLVESEPKLSELSEKISQAKEFVAKASRNTLTEAQSAEFEIALATLHGLSTAIQSYRDFAVQSSTDDTLFSFLPEIGVWLGKLQQYVSDTEQNNAEHWQQLNQDYQQLRLFMMRTCVAQKLDLNRLERSLNGLSSILRFVRRLNEVKEQLQLHDEQEESWAKEQ; translated from the coding sequence ATGCAGATACTGGGGGCCCTGGGCCTCTTCCTCATAGGCATGTGGATGATGACCGAGGGACTGAAAGTCGCCGGCGGTAAGGCCCTTGAACAGCTCCTTGGTCAATGGATTTGTAATCGGCGCAGAGGCTTTGTTGCCGGCGTATTAGTCACCGGAATGGTACAGTCATCCAGTGCAGTAACGGTTGCCACCATCGGTTTTATCAATGCGGGACTGATGACCTTTTCACAATCTGTATGGGTCATATTTGGCAGCAATGTCGGTACCACCTTCACCGCCTGGTTAGTAACCATAATTGGCTTCAAGCTGGATTTCACCGCCATTACCCTGCCCCTGATTGGTATTGGTGCACTAATGAAAGTGTTTTCCCCCCGTGTCAGGGGACAATCGCTGGGTATGGCGCTGGCCGGTTTTGGCTTGCTGTTTATGGGGATAGCCTCTTTACAGCAAAGCTTTTCAGGGATTCAAATCGCCCCAGACCGTATGATGCAGTTTGTAAACAGTCCGGTACTGATTGGTCTGACCCTGGGTATTGTGCTGACCATTGTGACCCAATCATCCAGTGCCGCTCTGGCTATTATTCTTACCGCCTCAGCCACAGGCATAGCTCAATTAGAAATGTCGGCAGCGGCGGTTATCGGTGCAAACATCGGTACCACCTCGACGGCCATCATATCCGGTTTTGGTGCTTCCAGCAGTGCCAAGCGACTGGTACTGGCCCATATTCTTTTTAACTTGCTGACCGGTGCTGTGGCGCTGTTGGTGCTGCCGGTACTGCTGTGGTCGGCAGGTGATTATCTGACAACTCAGGCCAATGCCTTGCCCATGACTCTTGCAATCTTTCATAGTGGCTTCAATATTCTCGGAGTACTGCTAATGCTTCCGGTTGAGCCCCACCTTTCCAGGTGGTTACTCAAACGCTTCAGAGGAGATAAGCATCGTCACAATGAACTGGACGCCAATATTGCCTCTATGCCTGAATTAGCCCTTGGAGCACTGTTTAAGCAAATAGGGCATATTCACTATCAGACCCGCTCACTGAAGATTACCCTGGTGGAATCAGAGCCAAAGCTTAGTGAACTTTCGGAAAAGATTAGTCAGGCAAAAGAGTTTGTTGCCAAAGCCAGTCGTAATACCCTGACCGAAGCACAAAGTGCTGAGTTTGAAATTGCACTAGCCACCCTGCATGGTTTATCTACCGCCATTCAGTCTTATCGGGATTTCGCTGTACAATCCAGTACTGACGACACCCTGTTCTCTTTTCTTCCCGAAATTGGCGTTTGGCTTGGCAAGCTGCAGCAATATGTTTCGGACACAGAACAAAACAACGCTGAACACTGGCAACAACTGAATCAGGATTACCAGCAATTACGCCTGTTTATGATGCGCACTTGTGTCGCCCAGAAATTGGATCTGAACCGATTAGAGCGCAGCCTGAACGGACTGAGCAGTATTTTACGTTTTGTGCGGCGTTTAAACGAAGTCAAAGAGCAACTTCAGCTTCATGACGAGCAGGAAGAGTCATGGGCTAAAGAGCAATAG
- the fabA gene encoding 3-hydroxyacyl-[acyl-carrier-protein] dehydratase FabA, producing MTLKQSSFSREDLLACSRGELFGPGNSQLPAPNMLMMDRITSISEQGGDYDKGHIIAELDISPDLWFFDCHFPGDPVMPGCLGLDAMWQLVGFFLGWCEGPGKGRALGVGEVKFTGQILPTAKKVTYKIHMKRVIKRKLFMGMADGIVEVDGRKIYEAKDLKVGLFQDTSNF from the coding sequence ATGACACTCAAACAATCCAGCTTTTCCCGAGAAGATTTGCTCGCCTGTAGCCGGGGCGAATTGTTCGGCCCAGGTAACAGCCAATTGCCCGCTCCTAACATGCTGATGATGGACAGAATCACCAGCATTTCTGAGCAGGGCGGAGACTACGATAAAGGACATATCATTGCCGAGTTAGATATTTCACCGGACCTGTGGTTTTTCGATTGTCATTTCCCCGGCGATCCTGTGATGCCTGGCTGCCTTGGTCTGGATGCCATGTGGCAGCTGGTTGGTTTTTTTCTGGGTTGGTGTGAGGGCCCGGGTAAAGGCCGCGCACTGGGCGTAGGTGAGGTGAAATTCACAGGTCAGATTCTTCCAACTGCGAAAAAAGTGACTTATAAAATTCATATGAAGCGTGTTATTAAGCGCAAGCTCTTCATGGGTATGGCTGATGGCATTGTTGAAGTGGATGGCAGGAAAATCTACGAAGCAAAAGATCTCAAAGTCGGCTTATTCCAGGACACCAGCAATTTCTGA